Within Sebaldella sp. S0638, the genomic segment TTAATTAGATTAAACTTATAGCTTTCTAATTATTAATTTGTGTATCTTACAATAAAGTATAATTTTAAAGCAACAAAAAAACATTGAAATATACTTTAAATAATGATAATATATTTGTATAGTAACACATATTAATTTACACTTAGAACACAGAATGAAACAATGTAATGCGGGCACACTTCTAATTAATTTTAGAAGTGTTTATTTATACTTGACTTTTTTTGCTTGTATGATAAAATATAAATAAGGTGTATAAAATAATTAATAAATAATTACAGTACTATCAATATTATTTACTCCACAATTTTTTGGCTGCCTCCTTTCGGAGGCTTTTATATTAAAAAGAATCCGTTATATTTTCAGGATTCTTTTATTTTTTTAATTATAAAACCAAACATAATCTTTTATGAAAAGAACTGTTGCTGCAACATAATAAATTAAATATAATAACAATAAGAATTCTGCTATTTTTACAATATAAAAACATAAAATCAAATATTCGTAAATAAGCTTTAGAATAGCTCTTAATCAATTGGATGCGGAGGTAAAATCATTTTTCCATATTCAAATCCTATATTTTTATCCTCCCCGTAACTTGTTTCAAAAGTAAGGACTTTGAATGTTTTCGCATCTGCCCCCAAAACTTTCTCATTTTTATAATAAACATTATTTTTATCTTTAGCATAAAATTTGTTTAAGACTTTAAATGTTTTTACATCTGGATTTTCTAGTTCTGTTGTCAAATAATATACTTTTTTGCTGTCCTTTGAATAGCCGTTTTCCAATGTTTCAAATGTTTTCATATTCACATTTTCAATTATTCCGGTCATATAAAACCCTCTCTGAACATAAATTTTTTCTCCGTCTGATATATAATATATTTCCAAGCTTTCCCCGACAGGTTTAACTTTTTCTGGATCCATACTGTTCTGCTATACTAAAGTTGAAACAGTAAGTGATAGTTTGATAAAATCAAATTATTAAAGGAGCTGTATAAAAATGACTAAAAAAATAAAATATGATGAGGAATTA encodes:
- a CDS encoding DKNYY domain-containing protein; protein product: MDPEKVKPVGESLEIYYISDGEKIYVQRGFYMTGIIENVNMKTFETLENGYSKDSKKVYYLTTELENPDVKTFKVLNKFYAKDKNNVYYKNEKVLGADAKTFKVLTFETSYGEDKNIGFEYGKMILPPHPID